A single window of Flavobacterium aestivum DNA harbors:
- a CDS encoding prepilin peptidase: MEIFFISLLICLLIIFFQDWKYRRIHVLLPLLIFFLSYFIMRSDNKLSNITVLFNACFFLIVLSILTIYMSLKSKRFLNPFENYFGLGDLLFYIAITPLFYLKNYVLFFILSMLFAISLQLTLKKIMKHNSVPLAGFSSLFLIIILTIDSLLNFHKISLI, encoded by the coding sequence TTGGAAATATTTTTTATAAGTTTATTAATTTGTCTACTAATTATATTTTTTCAAGATTGGAAATACCGAAGAATACACGTTCTTTTACCTTTACTCATCTTCTTCCTTTCTTATTTCATAATGCGAAGTGACAACAAACTTTCAAATATAACAGTACTTTTTAACGCCTGTTTTTTCTTAATCGTTTTAAGCATATTAACAATTTACATGAGTTTAAAAAGCAAACGCTTTTTGAATCCGTTTGAAAATTATTTTGGGTTAGGTGATTTACTGTTTTATATTGCAATAACGCCTTTATTCTATCTAAAGAACTATGTTCTCTTTTTTATACTTTCAATGTTATTCGCCATTAGTTTGCAGCTTACATTAAAAAAAATAATGAAACACAATTCAGTTCCACTAGCTGGATTTTCATCATTATTCTTAATCATAATCCTTACAATAGATAGTTTATTAAACTTTCACAAAATCTCTTTGATATAA